The proteins below are encoded in one region of Lagenorhynchus albirostris chromosome 7, mLagAlb1.1, whole genome shotgun sequence:
- the ESCO2 gene encoding N-acetyltransferase ESCO2 gives MSTLTPRKRKQHSLNCDNLLSEIPSKKLISDFTENIFPSPNKKHICQSSDKNEGKIHCSQQGHFISSPLKTTKTRLPSANQGSPFKSAVSTISFYNKDKWYLNPLERKLIKESRSICLKTNNEDRSYPSVTGKMQGKPACSKTMNKKPQKCLTAKCQPGYKCIKPVSKNPKNSKQNRVAYKPIVEKENNCYSAENNLNAPRVLSQKVKPQVTLQGGAAFFVRKKPSLRKLSLEDKPLLGLTQKNKSEVIEESDVETVNERSFETRQVPKCLLVEKELNTELLSERSKNEEKLIKDASDRVISSRECKTDENKSFSSEESFSENKAVSPETLVYPIFTVSSVNTKRSLVEEQSSVGSVTSTNFLKQINIQKNTNTRDANKETKDQLVIDAGQKHFGATMCKSCGMIYTASNPEDELQHVQHHHRFLEGIKYAGWKKERVVAEFWDGKIVLVLSHDPSYAIRKVEDVQELVDYELGFQQVVPRCPNRTKTFLFISDEKKVVGCLIAEPIKQAFRVLSEPTGPESPSSKECHRAWQCSDVPEPAICGISRIWVFRLKRRKRIARRLVDTLRNCFMFGCFLSTNEIAFSDPTPDGKLFATKYCNTPNFLVYNFNT, from the exons ATGTCAACTTTAACTCCAAGGAAAAGGAAGCAGCATTCTTTGAACTGTGATAA CCTATTATCAGAAATTCCATCAAAGAAATTAATTTCGGActttactgaaaatatatttccatcACCTAATAAAAAGCACATTTGCCAAAGCAgtgataaaaatgaaggaaagattCATTGCTCTCAACAAGGCCATTTCATTTCAAGTCCACTCAAAACGACTAAAACTAGATTGCCATCTGCAAATCAAGGTTCACCATTTAAATCTGCTGTGTCTACCATATCCTTTTACAACAAAGATAAGTGGTACCTCAATCCACTGGAGAGAAAGCTGATAAAAGAGAGTAGATCTATTTGTCTAAAAACTAATAATGAAGATAGATCATATCCCAGTGTGACAGGAAAAATGCAGGGAAAACCAGCCTGCTCCAAGACGATGAACAAAAAACCACAGAAGTGTTTAACTGCTAAGTGTCAACCAGGATATAAGTGCATCAAGCCTGTGTCAAAGAATCCTAAAAATTCCAAGCAAAATCGAGTGGCCTATAAGCCAATTGTGGAGAAAGAGAATAATTGTTACTCAGCTGAAAATAATCTGAATGCTCCTCGAGTTCTAAGCCAAAAGGTCAAACCGCAAGTTACCCTCCAGGGAGGAGCGGCTTTTTTTGTTAGGAAAAAACCCTCTCTGAGAAAATTGTCCCTGGAAGATAAGCCATTACTGGGACTCACCCAAAAGAATAAATCAGAAGTTATTGAAGAGTCTGATGTGGAAACTGTCAATGAAAGAAGTTTTGAGACAAGGCAAGTGCCAAAGTGTTTGTTAGTAGAAAAAGAACTGAACACTGAgctgctgagtgaaagaagtaaaaatgaagagaaattaataaag GATGCATCAGATAGAGTCATTTCTTCAAGGGAATGTAAAACCGATGAAAATAAGAGTTTTTCTTCAGAGGAGTCTTTCAGTGAGAACAAGGCAG TTTCTCCTGAGACCCTTGTCTATCCCATCTTCACCGTGTCTTCAGTCAACACAAAAAG ATCTCTAGTTGAAGAACAGTCTTCTGTGGGATCCGTCACGTCTACTAACTTCTTGAAacaaatcaatatacagaaaaatactaATACCAGAGAtgcaaataaagaaacaaaagaccagCTCGTCATT GACGCTGGTCAGAAACATTTTGGAGCCACCATGTGTAAGTCTTGTGGCATGATCTACACTGCTTCCAACCCCGAGGATGAACTGCAGCATGTTCAGCATCACCACAGATTTCTGGAGGGAATCAAATATGCA gGCTGGAAAAAAGAACGTGTTGTAGCAGAATTTTGGGATGGGAAAATTGTGTTGGTCCTGTCACATGATCCGAGTTATGCTATCAGAAAG GTCGAAGATGTCCAAGAACTTGTCGATTATGAATTGGGCTTCCAGCAAGTTGTTCCCAGATGTCCAAACAGAACTaaaacttttctctttatttctgatGAAAAGAAAGTAGTTGGGTGTTTAATTGCAGAGCCCATCAAACAG GCCTTCCGTGTCCTGTCTGAACCAACTGGTCCAGAATCCCCAAGCTCTAAAGAATGTCATAGGGCTTGGCAATGTTCAGATGTACCAGAGCCTGCAATCTGTGGGATAAGTAGAATTTGGGTCTTCAGATTGAAGAGAAGAAAGCGCATTGCAAGACGACTGGTAGATACTCTAag